TCCTGGTCTTCGAAGCCAGGACCGGCCGGCTCATGTCGATCAATCAGGAGGCGAAGCGGATCGTGGAGGGCGTGCGCATGCCGGGAAGCCCGCCGGAGGCTCTGCTGGAACAGGTCACCTTCAAGCGCGCCGACGGGCGCGAGATCGCGCTGGGGAAGCTGCCGCTGTCGCAGGTGCTGAACCGCACCGAGGTGGTGCGCGCCGAGGAGATCGTGCTCTCGGTTCCCGATGGACGTACCGTCACGACCCTGGTAAACTGCACGCCCATCCATTCGGAGGAAGGCGCGGTCGTGTCCGTGGTGGTCACCATGCAGGACCTGGCGCCGCTACAGGAGCTGGAACGGTTGCGAGCGGAGTTCCTCGGCATGGTGAGCCATGAACTGCGCTCCCCGCTCACGTCGATCAAGGGCTCGGCGTCCACCCTCCTGGAAGCCGCGCCGAAACTCGACCCTGCGGAGATGCGCGAGTTCTACCGCATCATCCTCGCGCAGGCCGATCACATGCGCGTCCTGATCAGCGACCTGCTGGACGCCGGCCGCATCGACACGGGCACGCTGTCTGTATCGCCCGAGCCCTCCGAGGTTGCCGACCTGGTGGACCGGGCGCGGACCACCTTCCAGAGCGGCGGCGGCAGGCACCCTGTCCTTATCGACCTGCCACACGACCTGCCGCGGGTCATGGCCGACCGGCAGCGCATCGAACAGGTGCTGAACAACCTGTTCTCCAATGCCGTCCGGCACGCCCCGGAGTCCTCTCCTATTCGGGTCTCCGCCGTTCAGGACGGGGTGCATGTAGCAGTCACCGTCCGTGACGAAGGGGCGGGGATAGCGGCAGACCGACTCCCGCACCTGTTTCAGAAGTATGTGGGTCTCAAGGGCGGCGACCGTGAGGCCGAGACCGCCGCGGGCTCGGGGCTCGGTCTTGCCATCTGCAAGGGGTTGGTCGAAGCCCACGGAGGACGCATCCGGGCCGAGAGCGACGGGGTCGGCCAGGGCACGCGCATTACCTTCACGATCCCGGTGGCCGACGAGGTTGGCAAGGCCGGCAAGATTGGCGAAGCCGGCAAGGCTGTAAACACCGCCAACGAGCCGGTCCGGACCGACACGCAGGACGCCGAAGGAACGGGCGAACCGACGCGCATCCTCGTGGTCGACGACGACCCGCAGACGCTGCGCTACGTGCGCGAAGCGCTCACGGCGGCCGGCTACTCCGCGCTCGTGACCAGCAACCATGAAGAGTTGCCGGGTATCATCCAGGCCGAGCGGCCCGAACTGGTCCTGCTGGACCTGCTCCTTCCCGGCACGGACGGTATCGAACTGATGGAACGCCTGCCCGAACTGGCCGACCTGCCGGTCATCTTCATCTCCGCCTA
The window above is part of the Gemmatimonadota bacterium genome. Proteins encoded here:
- a CDS encoding response regulator, coding for MKRTASSSVETKDKPAREIEALRERISMLSAACLRISASLDLETVLREIVDSARALIEARYGGIVTIDESGQPRDFNTSGFTDAEHRRMADWPDGPRFFEHLRDLTGVLRLPDARAYAQSLGFALNRQLSGTFLGMPMRHRGQHVGNFYLVEKEGGAEFTSEDEEILVLFASQAATAIANARTYQAEQRARADLEALVETSPVGVLVFEARTGRLMSINQEAKRIVEGVRMPGSPPEALLEQVTFKRADGREIALGKLPLSQVLNRTEVVRAEEIVLSVPDGRTVTTLVNCTPIHSEEGAVVSVVVTMQDLAPLQELERLRAEFLGMVSHELRSPLTSIKGSASTLLEAAPKLDPAEMREFYRIILAQADHMRVLISDLLDAGRIDTGTLSVSPEPSEVADLVDRARTTFQSGGGRHPVLIDLPHDLPRVMADRQRIEQVLNNLFSNAVRHAPESSPIRVSAVQDGVHVAVTVRDEGAGIAADRLPHLFQKYVGLKGGDREAETAAGSGLGLAICKGLVEAHGGRIRAESDGVGQGTRITFTIPVADEVGKAGKIGEAGKAVNTANEPVRTDTQDAEGTGEPTRILVVDDDPQTLRYVREALTAAGYSALVTSNHEELPGIIQAERPELVLLDLLLPGTDGIELMERLPELADLPVIFISAYGRDETIARALDTGAADYLVKPFSTTELVARIRAALHRRADPEPFVLGKLNIDYDRRRVSVGGVRVELTATEYELLRVLSLNAGRVLTFDTLMRQVWGSRAYANQKLVRAFVKKLRQKLGDDARKPVYLFNERGVGYRMARPGEP